A single window of Balaenoptera ricei isolate mBalRic1 chromosome 15, mBalRic1.hap2, whole genome shotgun sequence DNA harbors:
- the BRAT1 gene encoding BRCA1-associated ATM activator 1 isoform X5, which produces MRGPAEGRCSPQACDWPACAQKIVCHIEDSLCSMATPQVTQALNVLTTVFGHCHGLWTQGLWVRLSPLVARLLEKDPVPASHSLVDLLLSVARSSVPSSDRGLWETLAQTLSHLSPTQAGPLALGILKLQDCPQALRTQAFGVLLQPLACVLEAAAQAPGPPGLLHGAAGDPMAVDTLLCSKSACVGLLCCALTHLGLLQPLPQRPSPWPQAPLLGAAVTVLRLCSGSVAPTSDVGGRLCAILVGCGRVQRAALDFLGALSQGAGPQESVTQVFSVLLEYLMSPESSSMVLKKAFQATLRWLLSSPKTPGCCDLDPRTQLFLRELLPVLQKRLCSPCWEVRDSGLEFLTQMTRHWGGQAGFRQALLASEVPELTRQLLQDPESYVRASAVTATGQLSSWGLLAAPASPERPGAQQKSLLVELLHVLCADSEGFPRRAVTQVFTEWLRDGHADVAEDPERFVARVLQAASRDPDWEVRAQGLELALVFLGRLLGPRGSHRPCAVALPEAAPLGTLAQALQVLCRVQLFEFAFRALFDCDRPVAQKSCDLLLFLRAKAAPCGSPQEAGDSPTVASVEATLQRWQAGEQGQPLGYLEPGAVMAVLRSIDLEGLRDTLAESSDHVEKSPQSLLQDMLAAVGVLGENEADCY; this is translated from the exons ATGCGAGGCCCAGCCGAGGGCCGCTGCAGTCCGCAGGCTTGTGACTGGCCAGCGTGTGCCCAGAAGATTGTGTGTCACATCGAAGACTCCCTGTGCTCCATGGCCACCCCGCAGGTCACACAGGCCCTCAATGTCCTGACCACCGTGTTCGGGCACTGCCATGGCCTTTGGACGCAAGGCCTTTGGGTGCGGCTGAGCCCCCTCGTGGCCCGCCTGCTCGAGAAAGACCCTGTCCCAGCCTCACACTCGCTCGTGGATCTCCTCCTCAGCGTGGCCCG TTCTTCTGTGCCGAGTTCTGACCGTGGCCTGTGGGAGACTTTGGCCCAGACTCTGAGCCACTTGAGCCCCACACAGGCAGGGCCTCTGGCTTTGGGGATCCTGAAACTGCAGGACTG TCCACAGGCGCTGAGGACCCAGGCCTTCGGcgtcctcctccagcccctggcctgTGTCCTGGAAGCTGCTGCTCAGGCCCCTGGACCTCCAG GCTTGCTGCATGGGGCCGCAGGCGACCCGATGGCGGTGGACACGCTCCTCTGctccaagtcggcctgcgtgggTCTCCTGTGCTGCGCTCTCACCCACCTGGGGCTGCTGCAGCCGCTG ccccagcgccCCTCGCCCTGGCCGCAGGCGCCCCTGCTTGGGGCTGCGGTGACGGTCCTGCGGCTCTGCAGTGGCTCAGTGGCCCCCACCTCCGATGTGGGCGGCCGCCTCTGTGCGATCCTGGTGGGCTGTGGCCGGGTCCAGCGAGCTGCCCTGGATTTCCTGGGGGCGCTGTCTCAGGGGGCCG GCCCTCAGGAGTCGGTGACGCAGGTGTTTTCCGTTCTCCTGGAGTACCTCATGAGCCCTGAGTCCAGCTCCATG GTTCTGAAGAAGGCCTTTCAGGCCACACTCAGGTGGCTCCTGAGCTCACCCAAGACCCCCGGCTGCTGCGACCTGGACCCCCGCACCCAGCTGTTCCTCAGGG AGCTGCTTCCTGTGCTACAGAAGCGCCTGTGCAGCCCCTGCTGGGAGGTGAGGGACTCAGGCCTCGAGTTCCTGACCCAAATGACCAGACACTGGGGAG GGCAGGCCGGCTTCAGACAAGCGCTCCTTGCTTCAGAGGTGCCCGAGCTCACCAGGCAGCTTCTGCAAGACCCTGAGAGTTACGTCCGCGCGAGCGCAGTGACCGCCACAGGGCAGCTGTCTAGCTGGGGGCTGCTTGCCGCCCCTGCCAGCCCTGAGCGCCCAGGGGCTCAGCAG AAGAGCCTGCTCGTGGAGCTTCTGCACGTCCTCTGCGCAGACTCGGAGGGCTTCCCCCGGAGGGCCGTCACGCAGGTCTTCACCGAGTGGCTGAGGGACGGCCATGCTGACGTAGCTGAAGACCCGGAGCGGTTTGTGGCCCGAGTGCTGCAGGCGGCGAGCAGGGACCCGGACTGGGAGGTGCGGGCCCAGGGCCTCGAGCTGGCGCTGGTGTTCCTGGGGCGGCTGCTGGGCCCGCGCGGCTCCCACCGTCCCTGTGCCGTGGCCCTGCCCGAGGCAGCCCCGCTTGGCACGCTGGCCCAGGCCCTGCAGGTGCTCTGCCGTGTGCAGCTCTTTGAGTTTGCCTTCCGTGCCTTGTTTGACTGTGACCGACCTGTGGCCCAGAAGTCCTGTGATCTTCTCCTATTCCTGCGGGCCAAGGCTGCTCCCTGTGGCAGCCCGCAGGAGGCGGGGGACAGCCCCACCGTGGCCTCTGTGGAGGCCACCCTGCAGAGATGGCAGGCCGGTGAGCAGGGTCAGCCCCTGGGGTACCTGGAGCCTGGGGCCGTCATGGCTGTGCTGAGGTCTATAGACCTGGAGGGCCTTCGGGACACTCTGGCTGAGAGCAGCGACCACGTGGAGAAGAGCCCCCAGTCACTCCTGCAGGACATGCTGGCTGCCGTGGGCGTCCTCGGGGAGAACGAGGCCGACTGCTACTGA